A portion of the Sulfuriferula sp. AH1 genome contains these proteins:
- a CDS encoding plasma-membrane proton-efflux P-type ATPase, with translation MNTAQSAETHSRMATADASVKDIASASVPDTLAALAVDAEVGLAHADVDARRKAHGYNEVSERKPHPVLKFLGKFWGVSAWMLELIMLLSAILGKYEDLIVVGALLVINAVLSFMQERRAAGVVASLRQRLQVQARVLRDASWQALPARELVPGDIIRMRPGDIIPADVKLLDGVLSLDQSVLTGESGDVSKSVAEVLSSGSLVRHGEGTGVVILTGVKTYFGRTTELVQTARPQLHIEKVVSKVVRWLFVIVSALLAVVVIMSLLRGVSLLEMVPLMLVLLMSAVPVALPVMFTVSMAVGARELAKRGVLVTRLSAAEDAAIMDVLCVDKTGTITLNRLAVTGVIPLEQATESDVLIAAALASQAANQDPIDLAVLAAAAERKVFDGMTAAAPVAFVPFDAQTRRTEAVVEWQGRRLRVIKGAARTVAELCALQPAALEALEAKAHAASLKGYRMLAVAQGTESGTPQLIGLLTLYDPPRPDARQLIAKLRELGVSVKMLTGDALVIAEEIARGVGLTTIRRVADLKAASAGANTASTDLLAGVDGYAEVYPEDKYIVVQHLQAAGHVTGMTGDGVNDAPALRQAEVGIAVSSATDVAKGAASVVLTEPGLVNIVALVEQGRAIYQRILTWIVNKISRTILKAGFVAIAFVLTGRFVVSAFAMLLLVFMTDFAKIALAADRVRPSAHPETWQIGGFVVVAVVLGIAMVVESLALLWAGWVYFGLANDDNALHTFSFLTLLYMAAFSIVSVRERRWFWKTLPGKMLVAALTADVLTGTALTFVGLPGLMPLPWPQILMIFVYAMASCLIVNDALKVALIRWRVPLASAGKAHG, from the coding sequence ATGAATACAGCACAATCCGCAGAGACCCATTCCAGGATGGCGACGGCTGACGCCAGCGTGAAGGATATCGCTTCCGCTTCCGTGCCGGATACGCTCGCTGCGCTGGCTGTCGATGCCGAAGTCGGGCTTGCGCATGCCGATGTGGATGCGCGGCGCAAGGCGCACGGCTATAACGAAGTGAGCGAGCGCAAGCCGCATCCCGTGCTCAAATTCCTCGGCAAATTCTGGGGCGTGTCGGCATGGATGCTGGAGCTGATCATGCTGCTGTCGGCCATACTCGGAAAATACGAGGATCTGATCGTGGTGGGCGCGTTGCTGGTGATCAATGCCGTGCTGAGTTTCATGCAGGAGCGTCGCGCAGCCGGGGTGGTCGCCAGTCTGCGGCAGCGTTTGCAGGTCCAGGCGCGCGTGTTGCGCGATGCGAGCTGGCAGGCCTTGCCTGCGCGCGAGCTGGTTCCCGGTGACATTATCCGCATGCGCCCTGGCGATATCATCCCGGCCGATGTCAAATTGCTGGACGGGGTGTTGAGTCTCGATCAATCGGTGCTTACCGGCGAATCCGGCGATGTGAGCAAGTCGGTGGCGGAGGTGCTTTCGTCCGGATCGCTGGTGCGCCACGGCGAAGGTACTGGGGTTGTCATTCTGACCGGTGTCAAAACCTATTTCGGGCGCACTACCGAGCTGGTGCAGACCGCGCGTCCGCAGCTGCATATCGAAAAAGTGGTGTCCAAGGTAGTGCGCTGGCTGTTTGTCATCGTGAGCGCGTTATTGGCCGTCGTTGTCATCATGTCGCTGTTGCGCGGGGTGTCGCTGCTGGAGATGGTGCCGCTCATGCTGGTCTTGCTGATGAGTGCGGTGCCGGTGGCCTTGCCGGTGATGTTTACCGTCAGCATGGCGGTCGGCGCGCGCGAGCTGGCAAAACGCGGAGTATTGGTGACGCGGCTGAGCGCGGCAGAGGATGCCGCGATCATGGATGTGCTCTGTGTCGACAAGACCGGGACGATCACGCTGAATCGGCTGGCGGTTACCGGCGTGATCCCGCTGGAGCAGGCTACTGAATCCGATGTGCTGATTGCGGCGGCGCTCGCATCGCAGGCCGCCAATCAGGATCCGATCGATCTGGCCGTACTCGCTGCCGCAGCAGAGCGCAAAGTATTCGACGGCATGACGGCAGCTGCGCCTGTCGCCTTTGTGCCGTTCGATGCACAAACCCGGCGTACGGAAGCCGTTGTCGAATGGCAGGGGCGGCGCTTGAGGGTGATAAAAGGCGCAGCGCGCACCGTTGCCGAGTTGTGTGCGTTGCAGCCGGCGGCGCTGGAAGCGCTCGAGGCGAAGGCGCATGCCGCTTCGCTGAAAGGCTATCGCATGCTGGCGGTAGCGCAAGGTACCGAATCCGGAACGCCGCAGTTAATTGGCCTGCTGACTCTATACGATCCGCCACGACCGGATGCTAGGCAGCTCATTGCCAAGCTGCGCGAGCTCGGCGTTTCCGTGAAAATGCTGACTGGCGATGCGCTCGTCATTGCCGAAGAGATCGCGCGAGGCGTAGGGCTGACCACTATCCGGCGCGTGGCCGATCTGAAGGCGGCGAGCGCCGGGGCAAATACTGCATCGACAGACCTGCTGGCGGGCGTTGACGGTTACGCGGAAGTCTATCCGGAAGACAAATACATCGTGGTGCAGCACCTGCAAGCCGCCGGACATGTCACCGGCATGACCGGTGACGGGGTCAACGATGCACCCGCATTGCGTCAGGCGGAAGTCGGCATTGCCGTCAGCAGCGCGACTGACGTCGCCAAGGGCGCTGCGAGTGTGGTGCTGACCGAACCCGGTCTGGTCAATATCGTGGCGCTGGTCGAGCAGGGTCGCGCCATCTATCAGCGCATTCTGACGTGGATCGTCAACAAGATCAGCCGTACCATACTCAAGGCCGGATTCGTGGCGATCGCCTTTGTGCTGACCGGCAGATTCGTGGTTTCCGCCTTTGCGATGCTACTGCTGGTATTCATGACGGATTTTGCCAAGATTGCACTCGCCGCCGACCGTGTGCGCCCGTCCGCTCACCCTGAGACCTGGCAGATCGGTGGTTTCGTCGTCGTGGCGGTGGTGCTCGGCATCGCGATGGTGGTGGAGTCGCTGGCGCTGCTATGGGCAGGCTGGGTGTATTTCGGTCTGGCAAACGACGATAATGCACTCCATACCTTCAGCTTTCTGACCTTGCTATATATGGCAGCATTCTCCATCGTGTCAGTGCGCGAGCGGCGCTGGTTCTGGAAGACGCTGCCCGGTAAAATGCTGGTTGCCGCCCTGACGGCGGATGTGCTGACCGGTACGGCGCTGACTTTCGTCGGTTTGCCGGGTCTGATGCCGTTGCCGTGGCCGCAGATATTGATGATTTTCGTTTATGCAATGGCGTCGTGCTTGATCGTCAATGATGCACTGAAGGTCGCGCTGATCAGGTGGCGTGTGCCTTTGGCGAGCGCCGGGAAGGCGCATGGCTGA